A DNA window from Archocentrus centrarchus isolate MPI-CPG fArcCen1 chromosome 15, fArcCen1, whole genome shotgun sequence contains the following coding sequences:
- the fam83ha gene encoding protein FAM83H isoform X1: MARRSQCSSAGDNPLDPNYLPPHYREEYRLAIDALVEEDLEGYYEFLQKADVVDFLSTPEIQHILGSVQSPQLISLPEQRFLESGVDGSSDTYWPIHSDQDVPDLDLGWPHLHPFIAPTEVTTLVNPPEPDMPSIKEQARRLIKNAQQVIAIAMDMFTDVDIFADVLNAAMRNVPVYIILDELNAHHFLSMVSNCRVNLQSIQFLRVRTVSGSTYQCRSGKSFKGQMMDCFLLTDCRAVLSGNYSFMWSFEKLHRCMAHLFFGQLVTTFDEEFRILYAQSQPLMTEEVLPPMEDVNPLQKREYPSDRLSLYREPRKVLSADPGQPDEWIRHPCDERMDDDWRMMSLKRKEPLRGPADVYNRFPSQQAHMDPSFDQGRSRIPMMENRPFKRHGHAEGVQGRYSSQFLQPQGMPDSETQGRHFYRGQQPYPGAGPGPEADYSGYDKFWNQSYLSADQYSEPQEMQPPDFDPVLNYLSSAKDYDQSSEKLLPAADLPFSSSHPRRLSLNQPYVCQTSPTPSSHADQKQFPREPNSDRKDPMVKKGLRNWRITSYLSAYDNSGDEGLPMASPQVPDAFEESLNTIQQTAPGLDLSIPKIPNVREFKVPAVPRVSQIPNYAKATGREQPKVLLEEPPAVSEELKTTPSPSESSSTNEGEKRTEEPDQNEPKTSVLRRSDSFRRKYNAGGVNRCSRLRSSLIFSSLEQPPPQDSQTTTPEQKDEESDKTESEKTILPFVSHVLGPRRAAAREPFEWSRYLKPSTDTSKPDEESTKGDESNSSKTENSKDAPEKQEETGSVKLPKAEQGHFSPSMPRSKPSKPELPQTDQPPKPLSTLPTYVDMNDPDVRLMFFKELAAKRKAKAAESKGNVQVKPEADLKINSGVKKERPEPKESSENSASKTVGEKSATADSAGKSVSGVSGFASLSLEASEKVDKPDREIKNDSSTSQSCKGQIKDAEDLGTTKVDNNQSADLPVLNKPPQEPILSNPADKESSPSHPPTNPAPANVSSLVQSTDENESSRPDSTSKESKLVCPSSQEVVSALASDTQNPESIQLETRVPPPPITSKISSSGPSVQSSSSDHNLLDSSSQKSPVSLSASSPSLSITEETKSEESSSPPAPGMLSSNVDRTDAHDSTSSSPQESAEENVYKSKNMSNQTQLDSFSKLLSSQTLSAVDSVRMESGISPEASGSEPDSSSIQSSTKKSEKDISESVKSVSESEQSISETEIDTSVSERTASESEETISEREKDVSEAEKSISEPEIHVSEPEKDTSELETSHPASEECVSESEKSLSQIEKCVSESEIPAKSESTISEWERGVSKSGKDISEAEGVSESENAVSELEKETSESEKTHPVSEGVSESETGISEKSESEKGISESEKTVSESREGVAETENNISQSEVGISDSVSKDGAEDSVVPESPKHVKGDIIPSSPSPPESGLPGASGLEISASEIEIKEATITVPTPADSPPEHLPPEISSPVITDSTLNASQSETTAAPQDVQIEATPPSDLNFTGAGAPTTAETVSCSSPLHESVGSVLSPEAKKAETNMSGLHTLTDTNSLSNQTLSETDKVSKSPSSTNEPTSEQPVPAENSKTEPELLDAGGRNSDHIEGLKESVSSGKANDQVRQSSEPAEVTSKQAKSSQSRYHSSTANVLSSSNLRDDTKLLLEQISAHSQSRNEATKESPVTDDEKEDKADKNAQREKERGINALNKGQQKSPQEREKLLERIQSMRKERKVYSRFEMST; this comes from the exons ATGGCACGCCGCTCTCAGTGTTCCTCTGCTGGGGATAACCCCCTGGACCCCAACTACCTCCCTCCTCACTACCGGGAAGAGTACCGCTTGGCTATCGACGCTCTGGTCGAGGAGGATTTGGAGGGGTACTATGAGTTCCTCCAAAAAGCTGATGTGGTGGACTTTCTGTCGACGCCTGAAATTCAGCACATTCTGGGATCTGTTCAGAGTCCCCAGCTGATCAGCCTCCCTGAACAGCGTTTTCTGGAAAGCGGGGTAGATGGCTCCTCAGACACTTACTGGCCAATTCACAGCGACCAGGATGTCCCGGATTTGGACCTTGGCTGGCCTCACCTGCACCCCTTCATTGCGCCCACAGAAGTTACCACTCTGGTTAACCCCCCTGAGCCGGACATGCCGAGTATCAAGGAGCAGGCCCGGCGACTTATCAAGAATGCTCAGCAG GTTATTGCCATAGCGATGGACATGTTTACCGATGTTGACATTTTTGCGGATGTTCTCAATGCTGCCATGAGAAACGTTCCTGTCTATATCATTCTAGACGAGCTGAATGCACATCACTTCTTGAGCATGGTGTCCAACTGCAGAGTAAATCTGCAGAGCATTCAA TTTTTACGAGTGAGGACGGTGTCCGGCAGCACGTATCAGTGCCGCTCAGGGAAATCCTTCAAAGGTCAGATGATGGATTGCTTTTTGCTGACTGACTGCAGGGCTGTGCTGAGTGGAAATTACAG CTTCATGTGGTCGTTTGAGAAACTACACCGCTGTATGGCGCACCTGTTCTTCGGACAACTCGTCACTACCTTTGATGAGGAGTTTCGGATTCTGTATGCTCAATCCCAGCCACTGATGACCGAAGAAGTGCTTCCTCCGATGGAAGATGTAAATCCTTTACAAAAGAGGGAATACCCCAGTGACAGACTGTCACTGTACAGGGAGCCCAGGAAGGTTTTGTCAGCCGACCCTGGTCAACCAGACGAATGGATTAGACATCCGTGTGATGAGCGAATGGATGACGATTGGAGGATGATGTCCCTTAAAAGGAAGGAACCCCTGCGTGGCCCTGCGGATGTGTACAATCGGTTTCCTTCCCAGCAAGCACACATGGATCCGTCATTTGATCAGGGCCGCAGCAGGATTCCCATGATGGAAAATCGACCCTTTAAACGTCACGGCCATGCTGAAGGTGTTCAAGGAAGATATTCTTCCCAATTCCTGCAACCCCAGGGAATGCCAGACTCTGAGACCCAGGGAAGACATTTTTACAGGGGACAGCAGCCTTATCCAGGAGCAGGACCGGGACCAGAAGCAGATTACAGCGGCTATGACAAGTTCTGGAACCAAAGTTATCTGTCAGCAGATCAATACTCTGAACCTCAAGAGATGCAACCACCTGATTTTGACCCTGTTTTGAACTATTTATCATCTGCCAAAGACTATgaccaaagctcagagaaaTTGCTACCTGCAGCAGATTTGCCATTTAGTTCATCTCACCCTAGAAGACTGAGTTTAAACCAACCATATGTGTGCCAAACCTCTCCCACGCCCTCAAGCCACGCTGATCAGAAGCAGTTTCCTCGTGAGCCTAACAGTGACCGCAAGGATCCTATGGTTAAAAAGGGGCTGAGAAACTGGAGGATTACCTCATACCTCAGTGCATATGATAATTCAGGAGATGAAGGCCTGCCAATGGCATCGCCTCAGGTACCAGATGCTTTTGAAGAATCCCTGAACACCATACAGCAAACAGCGCCAGGGTTAGATTTGTCCATTCCTAAAATCCCAAATGTCAGAGAGTTCAAAGTTCCTGCTGTACCCAGGGTGAGTCAGATACCAAATTACGCCAAAGCAACTGGCAGAGAACAGCCTAAGGTATTGCTCGAAGAACCTCCTGCAGTGTCAGAAGAACTCAAAACAACACCATCCCCATCAGAGTCATCATCCACAAACGAAGGGGAAAAGAGGACAGAGGAACCAGACCAAAATGAGCCAAAGACCTCTGTTCTTCGAAGGTCAGATTCTTTCCGGAGGAAATACAATGCCGGAGGAGTAAACAGGTGTTCCAGGTTAAGATCCTCTCTGATATTCAGCTCTCTGGAGCAGCCACCTCCTCAAGACAGCCAAACTACCACTCCAGAgcaaaaagatgaagaaagtgACAAAACTGAGTCAGAAAAGACAATACTACCCTTTGTTTCTCATGTTTTGGGACCaagaagagctgctgccagaGAACCTTTTGAATGGAGTCGGTACCTAAAGCCATCCACAGACACATCCAAACCAGATGAGGAAAGCACCAAAGGAGATGAAAGCAATTCATCAAAGACAGAAAATTCTAAAGATGCTCCAGAAAAGCAGGAGGAAACAGGGTCAGTAAAACTGCCCAAAGCAGAGCAGGGTCATTTTTCACCATCAATGCCTCGATCTAAGCCTTCTAAACCTGAGCTACCCCAAACTGATCAACCGCCCAAACCGTTATCCACTCTTCCAACATATGTAGATATGAATGATCCTGATGTCAGATTAATGTTTTTCAAAGAGTTGGCAGCAAAACGCAAAGCAAAAGCTGCAGAGAGCAAAGGAAATGTTCAGGTGAAACCAGAAGCTGACCTAAAAATCAACAGTGGTGTCAAAAAGGAGAGACCTGAACCAAAAGAATCCTCAGAAAACTCAGCTTCCAAAACTGTGGGGGAAAAGAGTGCTACTGCAGACAGTGCAGGGAAGTCAGTGTCAGGAGTGAGTGGATTTGCTAGTCTGTCTCTAGAAGCCAGTGAAAAGGTTGACAAGCCGGACAGAGagatcaaaaatgactccagtaCCTCCCAGAGCTGTAAAGGACAAATTAAAGATGCAGAAGATTTGGGTACAACAAAAGTGGACAACAATCAGTCAGCAGATCTTCCTGTTCTGAACAAACCACCACAAGAACCCATACTGTCAAATCCTGCTGATAAAGAGAGTAGCCCCAGTCATCCACCAACAAATCCTGCTCCTGCTAATGTTTCTTCACTTGTACAAAGTACTGATGAAAACGAAAGCTCAAGACCCGATTCTACCTCAAAGGAGTCTAAATTAGTATGTCCCAGTTCACAGGAAGTAGTTTCTGCTTTGGCCTCTGACACCCAAAATCCTGAATCGATTCAGTTAGAAACCCGCGTCCCGCCTCCTCCAATAACATCAAAAATTAGCTCGTCTGGCCCATCAGTGCAGAGCTCCTCCTCTGATCATAATCTGCTCGATTCTAGTTCACAGAAGAGTCCAGTTTCCTTATCCGCCAGTTCACCTTCTCTTTCCATCACAGAAGAAACCAAGTCAGAAGAGTCCAGCTCACCCCCTGCTCCTGGCATGCTATCTTCAAATGTTGATAGAACAGACGCACATGACTCTACAAGCTCCTCGCCACAAGAGTCAGCTGaagaaaatgtatataaatCTAAGAATATGAGTAACCAAACTCAACTAGATTCCTTTTCCAAACTGTTGTCATCACAGACTCTTTCAGCGGTTGACTCTGTACGTATGGAATCTGGTATTTCTCCTGAAGCTAGTGGTTCAGAGCCAGACTCATCCTCAATCCAGTCTTCcacaaaaaagtcagaaaaagatATTTCTGAATCTGTAAAGAGTGTTTCTGAATCAGAACAGAGCATTTCTGAAACAGAAATAGACACTTCTGTGTCAGAAAGGACTGCTTCTGAATCAGAGGAGACCATTTCTGAACGAGAAAAAGATGTTTCTGAAGCagaaaagagcatctctgaaccaGAAATACACGTGTCTGAACCCGAAAAGGACACTTCTGAATTAGAAACGAGTCATCCTGCATCAGAAGAATGTGTTTCTGAATCAGAAAAGAGCCTTTCTCAAATAGAAAAGTGTGTTTCTGAATCAGAAATACCTGCTAAATCAGAAAGCACTATTTCTGAATGGGAGAGAGGTGTTTCTAAATCAGGAAAAGACATTTCTGAAGCAGAAGGTGTTTCTGAATcagaaaatgctgtttctgaacTGGAAAAAGAAACTTCTGAATCAGAAAAGACTCATCCTGTATCAGAAGGTGTTTCTGAGTCAGAGACGGGTATTTCTGAGAAATCTGAATCAGAAAAAGGAATTTCTGAGTCTGAAAAGACTGTTTCTGAATCAAGGGAAGGTGTtgctgaaacagaaaacaatatttCTCAATCAGAAGTGGGGATTTCTGACTCAGTTTCAAAGGATGGTGCAGAGGATTCTGTGGTTCCTGAGTCTCCAAAACATGTTAAAGGTGATATTATACCTAGTAGCCCGTCTCCACCTGAGTCAGGTTTACCTGGTGCATCTGGTCTTGAAATCTCTGCTTCAGAAATCGAGATAAAAGAGGCCACTATTACTGTACCCACTCCAGCAGACTCCCCACCTGAGCATCTGCCACCAGAAATAAGCTCACCTGTCATTACAGACTCTACTCTTAATGCGTCGCAGTCAGAAACAACTGCAGCTCCTCAAGATGTACAGATAGAAGCAACCCCTCCCTCTGACCTTAACTTCACAGGAGCCGGGGCACCCACCACAGCTGAAACAGTATCATGTTCTTCTCCTTTGCATGAGTCAGTTGGATCAGTTTTGTCCCCTGAAGCTAAAAAAGCAGAAACCAACATGTCTGGATTGCACACTCTCACTGATACAAATTCCCTTTCCAACCAGACTCTGTCAGAAACGGACAAAGTCTCAAAATCTCCCTCCAGCACAAATGAGCCTACCTCAGAGCAACCTGTACCTGCTGAAAATAGTAAAACAGAGCCTGAGTTACTGGACGCGGGCGGGAGAAACTCGGATCATATCGAGGGTCTGAAAGAATCTGTCAGCAGTGGCAAAGCAAATGACCAAGTAAGGCAAAGTTCTGAACCAGCGGAGGTCACATCCAAGCAGGCCAAATCAAGCCAGTCTCGCTACCACTCATCCACAGCCAACGTGCTCTCAAGCAGCAACCTCAGAGACGATACAAAGCTGCTCCTAGAGCAGATTTCAGCTCATAGCCAAAGCAGGAATGAGGCTACCAAAGAGTCTCCCGTCACTGATGACGAGAAAGAAGACAAAGCTGACAAAAATGCTCAAAGAGAGAAAGAACGAGGGATCAATGCACTTAATAAAGGGCAGCAAAAGTCACCACAGGAGCGAGAAAAGCTGCTGGAGAGGATCCAGAGTATGAGAAAGGAGAGGAAAGTTTACAGTCGATTTGAG ATGTCAACTTAA
- the fam83ha gene encoding protein FAM83H isoform X2, with amino-acid sequence MVSNCRVNLQSIQFLRVRTVSGSTYQCRSGKSFKGQMMDCFLLTDCRAVLSGNYSFMWSFEKLHRCMAHLFFGQLVTTFDEEFRILYAQSQPLMTEEVLPPMEDVNPLQKREYPSDRLSLYREPRKVLSADPGQPDEWIRHPCDERMDDDWRMMSLKRKEPLRGPADVYNRFPSQQAHMDPSFDQGRSRIPMMENRPFKRHGHAEGVQGRYSSQFLQPQGMPDSETQGRHFYRGQQPYPGAGPGPEADYSGYDKFWNQSYLSADQYSEPQEMQPPDFDPVLNYLSSAKDYDQSSEKLLPAADLPFSSSHPRRLSLNQPYVCQTSPTPSSHADQKQFPREPNSDRKDPMVKKGLRNWRITSYLSAYDNSGDEGLPMASPQVPDAFEESLNTIQQTAPGLDLSIPKIPNVREFKVPAVPRVSQIPNYAKATGREQPKVLLEEPPAVSEELKTTPSPSESSSTNEGEKRTEEPDQNEPKTSVLRRSDSFRRKYNAGGVNRCSRLRSSLIFSSLEQPPPQDSQTTTPEQKDEESDKTESEKTILPFVSHVLGPRRAAAREPFEWSRYLKPSTDTSKPDEESTKGDESNSSKTENSKDAPEKQEETGSVKLPKAEQGHFSPSMPRSKPSKPELPQTDQPPKPLSTLPTYVDMNDPDVRLMFFKELAAKRKAKAAESKGNVQVKPEADLKINSGVKKERPEPKESSENSASKTVGEKSATADSAGKSVSGVSGFASLSLEASEKVDKPDREIKNDSSTSQSCKGQIKDAEDLGTTKVDNNQSADLPVLNKPPQEPILSNPADKESSPSHPPTNPAPANVSSLVQSTDENESSRPDSTSKESKLVCPSSQEVVSALASDTQNPESIQLETRVPPPPITSKISSSGPSVQSSSSDHNLLDSSSQKSPVSLSASSPSLSITEETKSEESSSPPAPGMLSSNVDRTDAHDSTSSSPQESAEENVYKSKNMSNQTQLDSFSKLLSSQTLSAVDSVRMESGISPEASGSEPDSSSIQSSTKKSEKDISESVKSVSESEQSISETEIDTSVSERTASESEETISEREKDVSEAEKSISEPEIHVSEPEKDTSELETSHPASEECVSESEKSLSQIEKCVSESEIPAKSESTISEWERGVSKSGKDISEAEGVSESENAVSELEKETSESEKTHPVSEGVSESETGISEKSESEKGISESEKTVSESREGVAETENNISQSEVGISDSVSKDGAEDSVVPESPKHVKGDIIPSSPSPPESGLPGASGLEISASEIEIKEATITVPTPADSPPEHLPPEISSPVITDSTLNASQSETTAAPQDVQIEATPPSDLNFTGAGAPTTAETVSCSSPLHESVGSVLSPEAKKAETNMSGLHTLTDTNSLSNQTLSETDKVSKSPSSTNEPTSEQPVPAENSKTEPELLDAGGRNSDHIEGLKESVSSGKANDQVRQSSEPAEVTSKQAKSSQSRYHSSTANVLSSSNLRDDTKLLLEQISAHSQSRNEATKESPVTDDEKEDKADKNAQREKERGINALNKGQQKSPQEREKLLERIQSMRKERKVYSRFEMST; translated from the exons ATGGTGTCCAACTGCAGAGTAAATCTGCAGAGCATTCAA TTTTTACGAGTGAGGACGGTGTCCGGCAGCACGTATCAGTGCCGCTCAGGGAAATCCTTCAAAGGTCAGATGATGGATTGCTTTTTGCTGACTGACTGCAGGGCTGTGCTGAGTGGAAATTACAG CTTCATGTGGTCGTTTGAGAAACTACACCGCTGTATGGCGCACCTGTTCTTCGGACAACTCGTCACTACCTTTGATGAGGAGTTTCGGATTCTGTATGCTCAATCCCAGCCACTGATGACCGAAGAAGTGCTTCCTCCGATGGAAGATGTAAATCCTTTACAAAAGAGGGAATACCCCAGTGACAGACTGTCACTGTACAGGGAGCCCAGGAAGGTTTTGTCAGCCGACCCTGGTCAACCAGACGAATGGATTAGACATCCGTGTGATGAGCGAATGGATGACGATTGGAGGATGATGTCCCTTAAAAGGAAGGAACCCCTGCGTGGCCCTGCGGATGTGTACAATCGGTTTCCTTCCCAGCAAGCACACATGGATCCGTCATTTGATCAGGGCCGCAGCAGGATTCCCATGATGGAAAATCGACCCTTTAAACGTCACGGCCATGCTGAAGGTGTTCAAGGAAGATATTCTTCCCAATTCCTGCAACCCCAGGGAATGCCAGACTCTGAGACCCAGGGAAGACATTTTTACAGGGGACAGCAGCCTTATCCAGGAGCAGGACCGGGACCAGAAGCAGATTACAGCGGCTATGACAAGTTCTGGAACCAAAGTTATCTGTCAGCAGATCAATACTCTGAACCTCAAGAGATGCAACCACCTGATTTTGACCCTGTTTTGAACTATTTATCATCTGCCAAAGACTATgaccaaagctcagagaaaTTGCTACCTGCAGCAGATTTGCCATTTAGTTCATCTCACCCTAGAAGACTGAGTTTAAACCAACCATATGTGTGCCAAACCTCTCCCACGCCCTCAAGCCACGCTGATCAGAAGCAGTTTCCTCGTGAGCCTAACAGTGACCGCAAGGATCCTATGGTTAAAAAGGGGCTGAGAAACTGGAGGATTACCTCATACCTCAGTGCATATGATAATTCAGGAGATGAAGGCCTGCCAATGGCATCGCCTCAGGTACCAGATGCTTTTGAAGAATCCCTGAACACCATACAGCAAACAGCGCCAGGGTTAGATTTGTCCATTCCTAAAATCCCAAATGTCAGAGAGTTCAAAGTTCCTGCTGTACCCAGGGTGAGTCAGATACCAAATTACGCCAAAGCAACTGGCAGAGAACAGCCTAAGGTATTGCTCGAAGAACCTCCTGCAGTGTCAGAAGAACTCAAAACAACACCATCCCCATCAGAGTCATCATCCACAAACGAAGGGGAAAAGAGGACAGAGGAACCAGACCAAAATGAGCCAAAGACCTCTGTTCTTCGAAGGTCAGATTCTTTCCGGAGGAAATACAATGCCGGAGGAGTAAACAGGTGTTCCAGGTTAAGATCCTCTCTGATATTCAGCTCTCTGGAGCAGCCACCTCCTCAAGACAGCCAAACTACCACTCCAGAgcaaaaagatgaagaaagtgACAAAACTGAGTCAGAAAAGACAATACTACCCTTTGTTTCTCATGTTTTGGGACCaagaagagctgctgccagaGAACCTTTTGAATGGAGTCGGTACCTAAAGCCATCCACAGACACATCCAAACCAGATGAGGAAAGCACCAAAGGAGATGAAAGCAATTCATCAAAGACAGAAAATTCTAAAGATGCTCCAGAAAAGCAGGAGGAAACAGGGTCAGTAAAACTGCCCAAAGCAGAGCAGGGTCATTTTTCACCATCAATGCCTCGATCTAAGCCTTCTAAACCTGAGCTACCCCAAACTGATCAACCGCCCAAACCGTTATCCACTCTTCCAACATATGTAGATATGAATGATCCTGATGTCAGATTAATGTTTTTCAAAGAGTTGGCAGCAAAACGCAAAGCAAAAGCTGCAGAGAGCAAAGGAAATGTTCAGGTGAAACCAGAAGCTGACCTAAAAATCAACAGTGGTGTCAAAAAGGAGAGACCTGAACCAAAAGAATCCTCAGAAAACTCAGCTTCCAAAACTGTGGGGGAAAAGAGTGCTACTGCAGACAGTGCAGGGAAGTCAGTGTCAGGAGTGAGTGGATTTGCTAGTCTGTCTCTAGAAGCCAGTGAAAAGGTTGACAAGCCGGACAGAGagatcaaaaatgactccagtaCCTCCCAGAGCTGTAAAGGACAAATTAAAGATGCAGAAGATTTGGGTACAACAAAAGTGGACAACAATCAGTCAGCAGATCTTCCTGTTCTGAACAAACCACCACAAGAACCCATACTGTCAAATCCTGCTGATAAAGAGAGTAGCCCCAGTCATCCACCAACAAATCCTGCTCCTGCTAATGTTTCTTCACTTGTACAAAGTACTGATGAAAACGAAAGCTCAAGACCCGATTCTACCTCAAAGGAGTCTAAATTAGTATGTCCCAGTTCACAGGAAGTAGTTTCTGCTTTGGCCTCTGACACCCAAAATCCTGAATCGATTCAGTTAGAAACCCGCGTCCCGCCTCCTCCAATAACATCAAAAATTAGCTCGTCTGGCCCATCAGTGCAGAGCTCCTCCTCTGATCATAATCTGCTCGATTCTAGTTCACAGAAGAGTCCAGTTTCCTTATCCGCCAGTTCACCTTCTCTTTCCATCACAGAAGAAACCAAGTCAGAAGAGTCCAGCTCACCCCCTGCTCCTGGCATGCTATCTTCAAATGTTGATAGAACAGACGCACATGACTCTACAAGCTCCTCGCCACAAGAGTCAGCTGaagaaaatgtatataaatCTAAGAATATGAGTAACCAAACTCAACTAGATTCCTTTTCCAAACTGTTGTCATCACAGACTCTTTCAGCGGTTGACTCTGTACGTATGGAATCTGGTATTTCTCCTGAAGCTAGTGGTTCAGAGCCAGACTCATCCTCAATCCAGTCTTCcacaaaaaagtcagaaaaagatATTTCTGAATCTGTAAAGAGTGTTTCTGAATCAGAACAGAGCATTTCTGAAACAGAAATAGACACTTCTGTGTCAGAAAGGACTGCTTCTGAATCAGAGGAGACCATTTCTGAACGAGAAAAAGATGTTTCTGAAGCagaaaagagcatctctgaaccaGAAATACACGTGTCTGAACCCGAAAAGGACACTTCTGAATTAGAAACGAGTCATCCTGCATCAGAAGAATGTGTTTCTGAATCAGAAAAGAGCCTTTCTCAAATAGAAAAGTGTGTTTCTGAATCAGAAATACCTGCTAAATCAGAAAGCACTATTTCTGAATGGGAGAGAGGTGTTTCTAAATCAGGAAAAGACATTTCTGAAGCAGAAGGTGTTTCTGAATcagaaaatgctgtttctgaacTGGAAAAAGAAACTTCTGAATCAGAAAAGACTCATCCTGTATCAGAAGGTGTTTCTGAGTCAGAGACGGGTATTTCTGAGAAATCTGAATCAGAAAAAGGAATTTCTGAGTCTGAAAAGACTGTTTCTGAATCAAGGGAAGGTGTtgctgaaacagaaaacaatatttCTCAATCAGAAGTGGGGATTTCTGACTCAGTTTCAAAGGATGGTGCAGAGGATTCTGTGGTTCCTGAGTCTCCAAAACATGTTAAAGGTGATATTATACCTAGTAGCCCGTCTCCACCTGAGTCAGGTTTACCTGGTGCATCTGGTCTTGAAATCTCTGCTTCAGAAATCGAGATAAAAGAGGCCACTATTACTGTACCCACTCCAGCAGACTCCCCACCTGAGCATCTGCCACCAGAAATAAGCTCACCTGTCATTACAGACTCTACTCTTAATGCGTCGCAGTCAGAAACAACTGCAGCTCCTCAAGATGTACAGATAGAAGCAACCCCTCCCTCTGACCTTAACTTCACAGGAGCCGGGGCACCCACCACAGCTGAAACAGTATCATGTTCTTCTCCTTTGCATGAGTCAGTTGGATCAGTTTTGTCCCCTGAAGCTAAAAAAGCAGAAACCAACATGTCTGGATTGCACACTCTCACTGATACAAATTCCCTTTCCAACCAGACTCTGTCAGAAACGGACAAAGTCTCAAAATCTCCCTCCAGCACAAATGAGCCTACCTCAGAGCAACCTGTACCTGCTGAAAATAGTAAAACAGAGCCTGAGTTACTGGACGCGGGCGGGAGAAACTCGGATCATATCGAGGGTCTGAAAGAATCTGTCAGCAGTGGCAAAGCAAATGACCAAGTAAGGCAAAGTTCTGAACCAGCGGAGGTCACATCCAAGCAGGCCAAATCAAGCCAGTCTCGCTACCACTCATCCACAGCCAACGTGCTCTCAAGCAGCAACCTCAGAGACGATACAAAGCTGCTCCTAGAGCAGATTTCAGCTCATAGCCAAAGCAGGAATGAGGCTACCAAAGAGTCTCCCGTCACTGATGACGAGAAAGAAGACAAAGCTGACAAAAATGCTCAAAGAGAGAAAGAACGAGGGATCAATGCACTTAATAAAGGGCAGCAAAAGTCACCACAGGAGCGAGAAAAGCTGCTGGAGAGGATCCAGAGTATGAGAAAGGAGAGGAAAGTTTACAGTCGATTTGAG ATGTCAACTTAA